The following are encoded together in the bacterium genome:
- a CDS encoding ParA family protein: protein MRVVAITNQKGGTAKTTTAVSLAAALAEAGRRVLVIDFDPQANASSWLGVADGGRGLVDALGDKARIDHLITDTSAPGVQLVPSSTWMIGAERVLAGEPGAEMILRRAVEQLPNRWDYVLIDCQPSLGYLAVSALAAGDEVLVPVELQAMPLVGLAALTQTIERVRDRLNPGLKISAILACRVKRTSLAREVRDRLKTHFNGTVMETGIRENTKLAEAPSHHLPITLYAPSSSGAEDYRAAAAELDRRRPSLKRS, encoded by the coding sequence ATGAGGGTCGTCGCAATCACCAACCAGAAGGGCGGGACCGCGAAGACGACGACCGCCGTTTCACTGGCCGCAGCTCTCGCCGAAGCGGGGCGTCGGGTGCTCGTGATCGACTTCGATCCTCAGGCGAACGCAAGCTCCTGGCTCGGCGTTGCGGACGGTGGCCGCGGCCTAGTGGACGCTTTGGGTGACAAAGCGCGCATTGATCACCTGATCACCGATACCAGCGCCCCGGGCGTCCAGCTGGTGCCGTCCTCGACCTGGATGATCGGTGCCGAGCGTGTCCTCGCGGGCGAGCCCGGGGCCGAGATGATCCTCCGCCGGGCCGTCGAGCAGCTGCCCAACCGCTGGGACTACGTCCTAATCGACTGCCAGCCGTCGCTCGGTTACCTCGCGGTCTCAGCACTCGCCGCCGGCGACGAGGTCCTGGTCCCGGTCGAGCTCCAAGCGATGCCGCTAGTGGGCTTGGCAGCGCTCACCCAGACGATCGAGAGAGTGCGGGATCGCTTGAACCCGGGCCTGAAGATCTCGGCGATCCTGGCCTGCCGGGTAAAGCGGACCTCGCTCGCTCGAGAGGTCCGCGACCGGCTGAAGACCCACTTCAACGGGACAGTGATGGAGACCGGCATCCGGGAAAACACCAAGCTCGCGGAGGCGCCCTCTCACCACCTACCGATCACCCTTTACGCGCCCAGCTCGAGCGGGGCAGAAGACTACCGGGCGGCCGCGGCCGAGTTGGACCGCCGGCGACCGAGCCTAAAGAGGAGCTGA